The DNA segment AAATAAAGATGCTGGAAATTAAAAAGTGTTGTAATATGAGGTTGGTTTTTAGTCTCTAATAAACATATATTTGAAACTAAAATGATAGTGTATTTGGGATTATCTTTCAGTCCTTAAAAGAAACACATTAAGGAATGAAATGTGTGGTATTAGAAACTAATTTCTAGTCTTTAATACATCTTGTTAGAGACAAAAGTGTCATAGAATCGCGAACGTATTGAAATGTATTGGGGACACAACATACCCGGTTTAAAGGACTAATTATCACTCCCTAAAGAAATGCATTAAGGGACTGAAATATTATAGTATCCGAGAATAATTTGTAGTCATTGAAGATATGTATCGAGGACTGAAATAACAAGGTACCGGGGGATAAATTGAGGACTGAATTTTTATGTAATAGAGACTGACTGTTTGTCCCTATTGGTGTCATACAATCGGGACTGGTTTTTAGTTACCAAAACCACTATCTAGTACTAGGTATCCGGGACTGGCTGGGGACTGACAAATCAATCCCATATAATCATTAGGGACTAATTTTAATGTATCAGATACTGATTTTTCAGTCCCGGAAACTCATTTTTTTGTAGTTGCTTGCAACCGGAAGGCCTTAATGAAAAAGTCTGTGCTGAAGTCTTGGGTTCTCTTTCGAAGAAAAGATCCTATTCAGGAGATAGTGATAACACTCTTTCAAGTGTGCCGGATGCTTCGATGGATGCAAGCTTGGAGGCTTCAGCagtaggtggtgatggtggtgcaagAGCTAAGAAGTCCAAGAAAGCAAAGAAGGCCAAGGCTGAAGGTTCCGGGGCCTCCAAGCCTTCTGCCAATTTTGATGGTTATTCATAGCTTTCTTAGCGAAAACAACTTGTGGTTTGTAATATTAACTttgaacaatattaggttttGCAGGAACCCCTAAGGTTCCTGTTATGTGGTTGTGCTTTTAGGCCTGTATGGCCTCTTGAACAATGTCTTATCTTGCAAGTCAGTAGGACTTGCTTTAACTTGTGCTTTGCTGAAAGTCTTTCGGGGCTTTCTCTGTTATGGTATTATGTTTAACtatattttgtgtttttatactTGTGCCTATTTTGTTGAGGTAGCTTGGTTGGTTTCGAGCTTTTAATCTTTTAAGCTATCCTGGGtgcttgaagccttgaaggcttcctaGTGTTTTGGTTTGTCTTTGTTTGCGTTTTACAAGTTTTGTTCAAGTTGCGttgtttttgttttcttataactttgtctttgttgagtttgcgttgcccttatgttttttatacctcaaagggttcagtgctgcagtcacttagccttggtatttttaacaagaaggcatagcacctatcctatttattttcttgtttttgtaagcctgtttgttggttatttttctaaggcttaaggaacatttggtgtaggctgtccaaacctgtctatgagactcTTTGTTGTTGctaataagtctcatggagttgtattgatctaggaactcaccccttatataggtccattcaacccttgaactattgagcgatgtggcctgggagctcaaccccttacatggcccttaccatggagtttcttgctaggttctcaacctgttCTTAGGATATAAAGACAAATTTGATgaaacaacttcattcattcaagagatatttttacaaaaggttttcatagtTCAACTCTTGAAATGCAATATTGCAAAATACAAACCAATCTTTCCCATTTAGACATGAAACCTTTTCAAGGTTTTTCCATTCcagtgccttggaagccttttaccTTCTTGGTCagctagcttgtaggatccacccttgtgtgcttcaaggatggtgtatggacccTCCCATTTTGGGCCAAGCTTTCCCTGATTTTCTTTcttgctagcttcattgtttctaagGACCAAGTCCCCTGGCTTGAAACGTTCATTCTTTACTTTCTTGTTGTAATAGGCTTCCATTCATtgcttgtacttggcttcttgaATCGCAGCTTGGTCTCTTGCCTCTTCTAGGAGTtgcaagttcaacatggtctctttttggtttgtttcgggatccatgttgacaattcgttgtgTTACAACTCCCACCTCGGCTGGGATTacggcctcggatccaaataccaagctgtaGGGTGTTCTTTTATgacttgttttttcggttgttcttatggcccatagaacactaggcaatAAATCGAGCCAGTTGCTTTCGTACCTTCCCAATCTGGTTTTgataccttccactatgcttcgattTGTCCTTTCGACCTGACcatttgattgcgggtaagccactgagctgaagaccTGATTGATCCTGTACTCTTTACACCAGCTGCTGAAAGGCTTCTCAGCAAATTGCTTGCCATTATCAGTGACGAGTACCCCCGGCAATCCATAACGGCAAATAAAGTTTTCCCAAACAAAGTCGATGATCTGTTTGCCTGTAATCTTTGCAAGTGGTTTAACCTCGGGCCACTTTGTAAAGTAATCTATTGCCACCAGTAGGAATTTTACTCCTCCTTTGCTTGGGGGAAATGGTCCAAcgatgtccattccccatttatggaatggccatgccgaggttattgggacaagGTCATGCTTAGGACTTTTTGGGATCGGTGCATGGAtctggcaagcatcacatttTCTTAATTGTTCAGCAGTGTCACGATGCATTGAATGCCagaaatatccaaggttcatgagttttgcaaccaccgacctagctccaaaatgagatCCGCATATGCCTTCGTGAATTTCTTTGATCAAGTACAGACTTTGCtcaggaccaacacatcttagcaagcgggcaaggtaaccctttttgtaaaGGGTTTCTCCTTGTAACACGTACTACCTTGccttgattttaaccctttcagctTCTACTTGAT comes from the Helianthus annuus cultivar XRQ/B chromosome 4, HanXRQr2.0-SUNRISE, whole genome shotgun sequence genome and includes:
- the LOC110933257 gene encoding uncharacterized protein K02A2.6-like yields the protein MDIVGPFPPSKGGVKFLLVAIDYFTKWPEVKPLAKITGKQIIDFVWENFICRYGLPGVLVTDNGKQFAEKPFSSWCKEYRINQVFSSVAYPQSNGQVERTNRSIVEEGLEAPEPSALAFFAFLDFLALAPPSPPTAEASKLASIEASGTLERVLSLSPE